The following coding sequences are from one Humulus lupulus chromosome X, drHumLupu1.1, whole genome shotgun sequence window:
- the LOC133803974 gene encoding uncharacterized protein LOC133803974, whose translation MRFKKGSKVEVLCKREDPFGAWRCAEIVSRDGQAYNVKYESSFGMANWKTVEKVSRKAIRPSPPSVESMKNWTSGDIVEVLDAGSWKIAIVSKSMRADFCLVRILGSSKEIKAHKSETRVRKTWQDDKWVVFVKAYGNIEVANSNNLNYREVPPVDARIKDLAGNDGLAPQEKNYLPDSYIVSTKSLKRSSPFCSSFVEAYPSKLRAMNEHQQVVSRPLSYLPKKVDAVVSQPNNLVENDLHAPTGKQTIGNLETEMENTCCGGSWFFDGSPEYSDSDIDSCSVGSCSFNSNGMFKLSSSFLECYSKDAVVHCSDAESFCGLGDEEKGPLPLQEDKPSRIHRLELHAYHSTLVAMHASGPLSWDQEALLTNLRITLHISNDEHLMELRNLISSSKPSSYLDYNQ comes from the exons ATGAGATTTAAGAAGGGAAGTAAAGTGGAGGTATTATGCAAAAGGGAAGACCCCTTTGGGGCTTGGCGTTGTGCAGAAATCGTTTCTCGGGATGGGCAGGCTTACAATGTTAAGTATGAATCCAGTTTTGGCATGGCCAATTGGAAAACTGTGGAGAAAGTTTCCCGTAAAGCGATTAGGCCTTCCCCACCATCTGTGGAAAGCATGAAGAATTGGACATCTGGTGATATTGTAGAGGTGCTCGATGCTGGTTCTTGGAAAATAGCAATTGTTTCAAAGTCCATGCGTGCAGATTTCTGCTTGGTTAGGATACTTGGATCTTCCAAGGAAATTAAGGCTCATAAATCTGAGACTAGGGTGCGTAAGACTTGGCAAGATGATAAATGGGTTGTATTTGTAAAG GCATATGGAAATATTGAAGTAGCAAACTCCAACAACTTGAATTATCGGGAGGTGCCACCAGTTGATGCAAGAATAAAAGACTTAGCTGGAAATGATGGTTTAGCTCCTCAGGAGAAGAATTACCTTCCGGATTCTTACATTGTTTCAACTAAATCGTTGAAACGATCTTCTCCATTTTGCTCTTCTTTTGTTGAAGCATATCCCAGTAAATTAAGAGCAATGAATGAGCATCAACAAGTAGTTTCAAGGCCCCTATCTTACTTGCCGAAAAAGGTAGATGCTGTTGTTTCCCAACCAAATAATCTGGTTGAAAATGACTTGCATGCTCCCACTGGTAAACAAACAATCGGAAATTTGGAAACAGAGATGGAGAACACATGTTGTGGTGGTTCTTGGTTTTTTGATGGAAGCCCAGAATATAGTGATTCTGATATTGATTCATGCTCTGTTGGTAGCTGTAGTTTCAATAGTAATGGCATGTTTAAGTTGTCTAGTAGTTTCTTAGAATGTTATAGTAAAGATGCAGTTGTCCATTGTAGTGATGCGGAATCTTTTTGTGGTCTTGGAGATGAAGAGAAAGGCCCCCTTCCTCTTCAAGAGGACAAGCCATCGAGAATTCATAGATTAGAGTTGCATGCTTATCACAGCACCTTGGTGGCAATGCATGCTTCTGGGCCCTTAAGTTGGGATCAAGAAGCATTGTTAACAAATTTACGTATCACACTCCATATTTCAAATGATGAACATTTGATGGAACTAAGGAACTTAATTTCTTCTTCCAAGCCTTCATCTTATTTAGATTATAATCAATAA